The genomic stretch GTTTCTGGACAAGACTCTGAACTCTATTCCTGGAGAGTATGTGCTCTTCCAAATTGGACAGATTATTAACTCGGGTTCTGGGATCACCAATATCAGAGCGTTGCGGTCGGCTCTTTTGCTTTCGGCTGCCGATGACAACCGGGTTTCTCTCCTTGAGTTTCTGCAAAATTACCCTCTCCAGCAAATCACCGTTGATGGTCGTGAGCTAGCAAAAGTTGCCCGCGACTTAGGGAATGTGGTGGAAGATGTAGAACGTCGCATCGATGCTTTAGTGCCTGTGCTGAAGGATCTGCTGGGTGGCGTTATTTGCGATTGTGAGACGTCGAGTTCAACGTCGGACCCAAACCTCTCGTCGTTCATTCCGCCTGCACCGATGGCTTCGGTGTCAGAAACCGCACAGCCTTAGGGTTCTGATGACCTATTTGTACAAACGTTGAGGGTGGGAACGTTGTGCCTATATGGACAACTCCGTTCCTAGACCTCGATTGTTTATGGGGATTTTGGGTGCAAAGGGGGCTGTTTTATCGCAGGATTCAGGTAGGCTATGGTGAGGCGCATCGCGTTGAAAGATAGAGCGGTCGATATGCAGGCATCGAAATCTTGGCAAACAGTTGGATTGTACATTCTGCTGGGGGCGATCGCCCTAGCCATGCTGTTACCGCTGCTGTGGTTAGTCAGCACCGCGTTTAAGTCCCCCGACGAAAATATCTTCCAATTTCCACCCCAATTCATCCCGGCTCAGCCCACCGTCCAGAATTTTGTCAAAGTTTGGCAAACGAATCCCTTTGGGCGGTATCTGTTCAACAGCGTATTGGTGGCGGTGTTGACCGTAGGCTTAAACCTGTTGTTCTGCTCGCTGGCGGCCTATCCCCTTGCACGGCTCTCGTTTCGAGGGCGCGAGGCCCTGTTTACGCTGGTCGTATCTACGATTTTGATTCCCTTCCAGATTGTGATGATTCCGCTGTATATTCTGACGGTGCAACTAGGCTTGCGGAATACCTATCTGGGGATCATTTTTCCGGCGATCGCCTCCGCCTTTGGCATTTTTCTCCTCCGTCAAGCGTTTCTCGGCGTCCCGAAGGAACTGGAAGAAGCAGCCCGTGTGGATGGCTGTACAGAACTGGGAATTTGGTGGCACATT from Synechococcales cyanobacterium T60_A2020_003 encodes the following:
- a CDS encoding alpha/beta hydrolase, producing MTVADVHSANAAQELVFTDGPFGRSLSIEELTTFAETGEASRSLRWYLNLAGVKPEVFQTILTRELDISLSFLDKTLNSIPGEYVLFQIGQIINSGSGITNIRALRSALLLSAADDNRVSLLEFLQNYPLQQITVDGRELAKVARDLGNVVEDVERRIDALVPVLKDLLGGVICDCETSSSTSDPNLSSFIPPAPMASVSETAQP
- a CDS encoding carbohydrate ABC transporter permease, whose product is MQASKSWQTVGLYILLGAIALAMLLPLLWLVSTAFKSPDENIFQFPPQFIPAQPTVQNFVKVWQTNPFGRYLFNSVLVAVLTVGLNLLFCSLAAYPLARLSFRGREALFTLVVSTILIPFQIVMIPLYILTVQLGLRNTYLGIIFPAIASAFGIFLLRQAFLGVPKELEEAARVDGCTELGIWWHIMLPSVRPALVTLAIFVFIGSWSDFLWPLIVLDRPEYYTLPLGVAKLAGAFSLDWRLIAAGSVISIAPILLLFTVMQRYIVPTDAGSGVKG